Proteins found in one Candidatus Poribacteria bacterium genomic segment:
- a CDS encoding nucleotide pyrophosphohydrolase, which produces MELIDMDYTLENCQKIVDDWIHTLGIRYFSELTNTAILMEEVGELARIMARQYGEQSFKENEKDLDIGEEIADILFVLICLANQTGVELEDAFKKNLEKKTRRDKERHSGNPKLQKN; this is translated from the coding sequence ATGGAACTCATAGATATGGACTACACACTCGAAAATTGCCAAAAGATTGTAGACGACTGGATCCACACCCTTGGAATCCGGTATTTCTCAGAATTAACCAATACTGCCATTCTCATGGAAGAAGTCGGAGAATTAGCACGGATTATGGCGCGTCAATATGGCGAGCAGAGTTTCAAGGAAAACGAGAAAGACCTTGATATTGGTGAGGAGATAGCGGATATCCTGTTTGTGCTTATCTGTCTTGCGAATCAGACAGGGGTTGAACTTGAAGATGCCTTCAAAAAAAACTTGGAGAAAAAGACCCGACGGGATAAGGAACGGCACAGCGGAAACCCAAAACTCCAGAAAAACTGA
- a CDS encoding RraA family protein, whose protein sequence is METFEWRNDTELFDMMEEQLYAAVISDALDAAGYREQVLRHTIRPLNPTTIVVGRAMPVLCVEVYEIPDEPYQQEIAAVDSLKQDDVLICSTNGSTRICFWGELLSTAARARGARGAIIEGFIRDARQILAMGFPVFTTGLSPVDSNGRGDVIAYNVPIECGGVAVDPGDIVFGDADGVVVIPQAVEATVIEAALEKVSGENRTRDELRAGATLREVYDKYGIL, encoded by the coding sequence ATGGAAACTTTTGAGTGGCGCAACGATACAGAACTCTTTGATATGATGGAAGAGCAGTTATATGCCGCTGTGATTTCGGACGCACTCGACGCAGCCGGGTACCGCGAGCAGGTATTGCGACATACCATCCGCCCCCTTAACCCAACGACAATTGTCGTCGGTCGCGCGATGCCTGTGCTGTGTGTAGAGGTCTATGAGATTCCAGATGAACCGTATCAGCAGGAAATCGCGGCGGTGGATAGCCTCAAACAGGACGATGTTCTTATCTGCTCAACGAACGGGAGTACCCGCATCTGTTTTTGGGGGGAACTCCTCTCGACAGCGGCGCGAGCACGTGGGGCGCGTGGTGCCATCATTGAAGGGTTTATCCGAGATGCACGCCAGATTTTAGCGATGGGGTTTCCGGTGTTCACGACAGGATTGTCGCCTGTTGACTCTAACGGACGCGGCGATGTCATAGCGTATAACGTTCCGATTGAATGTGGTGGTGTCGCGGTTGATCCTGGCGATATCGTGTTCGGCGATGCTGATGGTGTTGTTGTGATCCCACAAGCGGTGGAAGCAACCGTGATTGAAGCTGCGCTGGAAAAAGTAAGCGGAGAGAATCGGACCCGCGACGAGCTTCGCGCCGGTGCAACGCTGCGAGAAGTTTATGACAAATACGGGATTCTGTGA